The Triticum urartu cultivar G1812 chromosome 6, Tu2.1, whole genome shotgun sequence genome includes the window CTGATTCTATTTCACCTGTTCGGATGCATTCGTTAAGTCGTTCCCCATCTCCATCATCAGCTTTATCGGTAGATAGATCCATGGTAAGCTCAGGTTCCAGTTAAAGTGGCAGGAACTGTATTATGAAACTCAAAGCAATGTCTGTGTTGGAAAATGCTGATGAATACCGGACACCATTAAGCCATGACCAACTAGAAAACCAAATCACTTTAtggccctgtttggttcagctTTTATCGACAGATTCCGCTGCCGCGCAGCAGAATCTAAACCAAAGGGCGAATCCAGCAGAATCCGATTCCAGAAATCCGCTGccaaaatctgaaccaaaagCTGAAGCAGCTCAGGACGTGCTTTCCAAAATCTGATTCCGCTGCGGGCCAAAATCTGAAAAAGCTGTATTAGCTGGTTTGCCAAATGACCTACATCTTTTTCGCATCAGATTTTTCACAGCTGTTTTTCCACAGCAGATTTTTCACAGCTGCTTTTAGAAATCCACAGCCGAATCAAACAGGGCCTATATGTTCAACATGTCTCATTTTCCATTTTTTCTATTAATGCTGAGATATGAAATTCCAGCAGTGATAATTCCGAAAACACGACCTAACTCAGTTAAAAATCAGTGCCATGGAATTTTGTGGGTTGCTAAAATTAATATCTGCTGAACACTGCAAAGATCCCACAAAGTCCTTGGGTCCTGGTGGGCTGGTACCTCTAAATTTTAGCACCCAAAACATAGATGATAGTTATTCAAATTACTAAGCCGCCAATATGATGAACCATGAAAGAAAGGCTTTCCGGACTTTATTCAGTCACTCACTCTCGTTATTATGATGGTAAATGCCAagaatagtactccctccgtcccgaaatagttgtcatcaaaatgaataaagggagatgtatctagatgtattttagttctagatacatccctcTATCCATTttaatgacaagtattttcggacggagggagtataaccTGCCGACTACATTTTCAGTTGGAAGCAGCACAAGAGAAGGAGAAGGAACTGGTCAATGAAGTCCTGGAGCTACAATGGCGGTAATTATCTCTTATCTAATCTGCCCATGGTCTAAACCAAAAACAAGAAAAGAGCTCAGGATTGAAAGTTTGGAGCACTGCAGGTTATTGTGTGCACAGGATGAGGTGCAGAGGCTCAAAGCAAAAGCAGCCCAGGTACCAACATTTCACCCCATACGTGATCTTGTATCAGGGCACAATTTCTGCATGTTCACATTGAGATGCTCCTATTTTACAGATCTGATGAGTGAATGTTGTTGGGGTTGTTGCTGATTGAACTCCAAGCTGTGCAGTGAGGATTAAGGACGCGTTATCATGTTAACAAAAGGAATGTGTCGTTATCGACTTTATAAGTAGCTTACATACTTTGGCATAGGAGAGAAGAAAACAACAACATGAAGATGATATAGTAGGTTGCAAGCCTGCATAAAGGCAGCAGTGCTTGAGTTACTATATCTGTATATAAGAAGTGATGCTATTTTTCTGTTAGTGTTCAGTTACCAAGTTTTGTGCATCCACACTGATGAATGGATGGCTGGGCCTCCTGTAGCCCCCCTCAATGCTATGGCGCTGATTTTTTGTTGGAGCGCGGCATCATGCCAGGTTTGAGAAAAAGATTGTCTAGCTTTCAGGGAATTCTTGCAAAGAACATAAAATATGGGGCATACGTGTCTATCCATTTCATTGCAGAGGGAATACCACCTTGGGATCTGGGAGTTATCTTTTCTGTCCCCTATGGGAATTGCATTGGTTCCTGTGAATCGTTGTGTTTTAAATAGGCACAGAGTATGAGTACTCTATTACTGCCAACTGATGCAAGGATATCTTGGTGCAGCAAGATGTAGGATTTGGCATTCATGAAAGAATGCACTGGTGAATCTGTCAGGAACTGCATGTCGTCATGAGTCCAATCCAAGTCAATCACATAAAACACGCTGGAACCCATGTGTTACAAGTAATTTTTGTGACACGAGCAATATATGTTTACATCTGTAATTTACACCCACAACATTAAGCTTAGTCAACACCTATCCTGTGCTATGCTACGTCAAATTGGATCACTCCCATCCATTGCTAGGTCAGGCCTGTCTTCCTATGGATACACTCATCTTGCACATGATATTTACATCAGTCAGTGGTAGGAACGGGGTCGGCAAACCGACAAAGTCAGTCCACGTGGTGGTGTTCATTCTGTTTCTGAGTATAACCGGTATCCAGCAGGCTGAATTCGCGCTCCAAAACCCACGAAGATTCGTTTGACTTGGTGGTGCTGATCGTGTACTCGCGGAAGTATCCATCGTGAGTTACAACATAGACTACAGTCCTGCAAAAATTTACAATTGCTTATGAATATGATCTGGAAGGCATTAAATGTCAAGATGCATCTTGTGTGGAATTATGCGTGAATTTCTTACCTCACAGCAGGAAACTTGGAAGAATTTTGGGAATACTCTACACTATGTACTGCTAGACAGCTGCGATTCCAAAGAGTTACATTAGCGATAACAGTGGAGGGTCAGAGGAAGCCAGAAGATCTTAAATGTACCTCTTGGTTTCTGCGGGGGCAATGTTATGAATAACATGATGATTAGCTGGATCCAAAGCGTCGGAAATTGCTTTGGATCCAGGAATTATTGAACCGAGTAATTTATTCGTTTGGTTCCTGAAAAGTGAAGCACGTCAAAAATATGTCCACAAAAAAGTTGGTTCACGAATCACAATACCGAGAAGGAAATGTCACCTTCCATTTCTGGCAGCATCAAGAAAAAACATGTGCAAAGAGCCTGACGAACTTGTGGCAGCAAGAACATCAGGCCGATCGATGCACGGCCCAAATGAGAGCGAGTAAATTGTTGATGGATATGCTCCCCGCCGAAAACTATGCGACTGTTGATGTAAGAATTTAAAACGATATGAGGCAGAATGACAGAGTGCTTATCATGGTTGCAGAGGAGAGATCACTAATTTTCACCTTGGTTGCTTGTGCCACGATATATACCCTAATCATAGTGCCCTTCTCAGAAGCTGTTGCCAGGTACATCCCATTAGAAGAAAATGCCATTGCAGCTAATGGAGACTCATGGGCATCTATCTGTTGATCAATTACAAAGAGAAAACAATATTCGTGAAAAGACATAACAGAAACAAGAACACGATGtgattatattttcagattactaGGGTTGAGATTAAGCCTCCAAACTTGGCTGAGAACTGAGAAAAACAGATCCGGTCTTGAAAGTTATTCTGATTATGATCTATATTCCAGAAAGAAAGCTTCAAACTAATGAGTTTGTTTCACGCACAGGAATCAAACATTGTCCACGCCACCATAGTTGCATGGCCATTGCTTTTTCATTTTTATAACTGGAAAAGGCAGAAAGGGATCTAAAATAATCAATGAGTAGTTGGTTTTTACAGTAATATCTCAAGAAAGATCCAGCACTTGGAGAACTGTAAATCTGTAAATGTAATGATGTTTACTCAGCTGTACGAATGATACAGAAGGAACTAAACCTTCTGGGAATTACCTGGCATATTAATTCAGGCTCTGACGCTTTATACACTAAAGCGGATCCTTTTGATGTGCTTGCTGGGATGGCCAAATAACACCATTCTGAATTAGGAGCAAATGCACAAAGACCTGATATTTTTGAAGTTAACAATGTCAGCAGCAAATATGTGAAGCGAAATTTCCATTTCAATGCAAAGAAACGCAAGCCCCGGCTATATGATTGTCTGGAATACTTGTATGAGTTTCAGTTCAAAATATTTGGGTAGGATGCTTACCTTTAGGGTTATGAACCGTGTCTATTTCCTCCAAGATACGAGTGCTGTTTAGATCGTAAATAAAGGTCTTGTCCTGCAAAACAACAATAAGCCTGCACATAATGTGACAACCTTTTTGAAAATAAAACTCCATGAAACAAGTATGCATAACATCCCTTTTGACCAAAACTCGATAGGCATAAAACAATTGCACAAGTAAAAAGTTATGCCATCACAAGGAGTCAGGAACTAACGGATAGAAGCATTTATTTTTCTTTGCGAGGAATAGATAGAAGCATATGATTAAGCGTCATGATCCCTGACAGCATTGTTTATTACTGACCTAAAACATCTTACatttgtttacagagggagtagaatggaCCTGTAAGACTTCTCTTCTCAAATTGCAGCATATATTCAGAACAGTCATCACTAATGTACTAGTCTTGAAACACTAGGGCATTCGGCCTATTTTAGACAGGAAGGATTGGTGGTGTACCTCGTTCTACTAAACCGAACAGCCAAAATTGTACTCCTGAAGTTCAGATCCTTCTTTGAGGCGCATGTGATGGTATTGAACAGGCAAAGGCGACGAGGAGACCGTGAAGGCTGCAAAAGGCAGTTTGAAACTCGATTAACCAACGGCATCACCATCCATGTAAAACTCGATTCGTCGAACCTCAACCGCACAACAGGGAACAAAGCGATTCGTCGAACTTCAACCGCACAACAGGGAACAAACAGAACCGAAAACAAGGAAAAGAGCACGTCAGATACCTGTTCCCCAGTTCCGACCATAGCGATGAGGTTCGTAGCAAACCACAGCTCCACGACATTCAGTCCTCCAAGTTCTGCAACCACAGAAGAGGCACATACGGCTTGACGCCTTAGCTCCTTATGATAAATTGCATAGAGCGATATTTATTCCCTACGCGGGTTTTAATCACCGAACAACGCGTTGACAGAAAGAGAATTTGCATTGCTATCTGGTTCTACCCTCTACCAATGCACAACGATTGTGTTCAGAACTAGTCTGAATTAGGCaggaagcacaaagcagccttgaTTGTTCAGCATAAGCTTCTACGTAGAAGTAGCCGGTTCTACACTAGGAGCTACACAATCAACTTGTTGTAAGCACAATTGGATATTCGGAGACTCGGAGTGGACGACGGCTATGAGGGGGGAAGAGCTCTGGAGCAAGACTTACTGTTGTCGTTGCAGAGCCTCCCGGTCCGGGCATCGAAAATCTTGAACCCTTCCTTGGTCCCGACGGAGAACATGCTGAAACAAAGCACCGGGCAACCCAGAGTCAGAATCAGAGCTCCCCTCCGGCGAATCCGACTCCCCCAGACCCGCCGGAATCGAGCAGGAGAGCGCATATTCCGCCGCCCCGCTCCCGCGCGTACCTGTTGTCCTGGTTGAAGGAGACGCAGAGAATCTGGGGCCGGGACGAGCCGCTCGCCATCGCCGGAATCGCTCGCCGGAATCGAAAGTTCGgatttttttttcctttctcctcCGCGGCCGAAGGGGAAGTTCGGTTGCGCCGCCTGCGTGCGTGTCCGGGAATAAAGTAGTGAAAATATTCGGCGGTGGGATGGCTGGAGGGCCGGATGCTTTACGTGTAGCTTCTTCCCCGTTTCGTAGCCCACTTGGGAGTCTTTGCGTGCGCCGTGGACGGATGAGAAGCTTCGGTTTAACGGTAAAACCAACGGAATCCGTTTTGGTAATGGGTCATAATCCCCTTTTTTCGTGGCAATGTTCAGACTCCTGGAGAAGAAAAAGATATTTTTTGCGAATGAAAAAAGAAAGACATACTAGAGTGAGATTGTTGTACGTTTTCTGAAATTCGGCTATTTTTGGTTGTGAAATCTGCGTATTTGAAGAGTGTCTCAGGCGTACGAAATTACATTTTTCTTAAATAGATACAGATCCATCACGCCACGTGTGAAAAGCAGTCACGCTGTTATTATGAGGATTTATTATTACATGAAAATGGTTCTAAAAATAACTACTACCCCTCTCTCAGTTTACAGGGCGTGCGCGTACCCCTAGGTCGtcaatttgaccaacctaatacacgtcatatattataaaaaatataccaatataaacttcagatgttctattttcaaacaatataatttttgtgttatatagtttatattagggTAATAAAATTGACAACATAGGTATACGCGTAGGACTTATAAACTGAAACGGAGGTAGTACATGCTTTTATATGTTAAAAATAGTTTTGACCACTAAGGAGGGTTTTCCTTTTTTTAGGGGTTTGTAAACTTATTTATTTTCTTTAAGCAAAAAAACAGTGCTATGTTGTAATTCCCACGTTAAAAAATTCTTCATGCCGAGGTAACAGTTCATATGTTTGTTAAAAGACTGACTCGGTGAGCGTTAAATCCCCAGCTACATTGTGCTACAGGTCCATGACACGTGTGAGTCATGAGTTTGATTAGGGAAGCAGATGTAATTTTTCTTAACTCTTAGTTTTAGAAATTGTTGAAAGGGATGCCACAAAATAGGCATGGCACATTATTGGAAAGTGAAAAAAAATATTATGTGTAAACATGATGCGAAAAACTTTGCACCATCACATCTAGTTTTGTTTGCTTGTAATAGAAACTTATGACAACCGAAGGACCCAAATAAAACACCGAGAAAAAGAGGGAAAAGATGTTGCAAGCACCACACCGAGAAGAAATGAGAGCACAACCATGAGTGGCGGATGATGGGTTGCGTGAGGCCCCATTGTGAGATTCAAAAAGGCTTTGGTGTGTTGTTGTCAATTACATTTCAACTCTTACTTTGAACTTGGGTTCCTAATGTGCTTGTTGTAATGATGTTAGTATACTTTAATGTGGGCAAGCCTGGGAGTGATGTTACCCTGGATAAGATGTTGCTTTTCATTTGCTCTCTGCGCTTTTTGTTTTTGTTTACATACTTTGCATGGTTGTGAAATTGGCGGTTTCTTTAAAAATTGACATGGATGTGTGTTTTTCCCAAAAAAAAAGGATGACGAGTGGAGCTATCATGTATTATTCATAACCTCGGGGGGATTAGCCATGAATTCGCAAAATAGAAGACCAACAAACCCGCCACCTAACTAAAAGTGATTACTTACATCTTTTTCCATcctttcttccttcttctttttcttttcttcttcttcctggTTCGATGATTTTTTTCtttcaaattcatgatttttttctcaaaattctgagaacttttattcaaattcatggacttttctaaaattcatgaactttttttaaattcGATGAAGTTTATTTCAAATTTGATGCACTTTTTTAAAATTCCATgaaattttttcaaattcaatgatttttttttgaattcgTCAGGTTTTTCAAAATCCATGCACATTTTTGAATTTATGGatatttttgttttttgcataGAAATGATTTTTAAGTCAATGATTGACTAGTCAACTGGTCAATCGCGAACGGTAAATGCGATGAGCTAACCCAACGGAAATCAAATGTGGTTGACGCTTACCAtctacatgggccggcccatgagCGATGGTGCGTGGGCGCTAGGAAGCTTTCCTGGCGCGTTCTCCCTGGCACTGAACACGTCATATAGGAGCTCCGGTTCCGCGTGGTTCCATCAAATCAAAGGTATGGTGTGTTCCGCATATGGAGGGAATATGCGTTTTTTGGGAATGAGTGGGTTGTCGTTCCTCCACCCAACCGAGCCCGAGAACGGTTCACTAATGACTCAGAACGAAACACACCCTAATACTTACTAATTTTTTTGTGGTTGAAAATTGTATTAGTCAAATAGTAGCAACGCTACGGTCTGAATTTCAAAGATCAATTACCTTTGACATGCCAGAGTTTAACCAAACAACAGTTCTACCTTCACTCCTACCAATTTAGCCAAGTGATCACTAACAGTGTTTTGGCTACAACATGGGTAACAGAAGTAGTAGTACAATCAAATGCTTAATCTTGCAAACCAAAGAGGCAAAAATTGATCTATCTGTACTTTCCTCATTGATCATATTCATTGCAACCAAAGAATTCATCTCCACATGTATGGGAAGATCAGTTCTCCGAATGGCGATATTTAATCCTTCCATGCAAGCACATAGCTCCGATTCCAGGGCACTCCTGCATGAGAAAGTTCTCGACAAGATGAGAATATTATGTTGCCAGTGTTGTGCGGAAGGATCATACCGGCACCTGCTCGATTTAGTCTAGCCCCCCCTTGGCAGAGCCCACCCAGTTTTTTGCTCTTCATTCAGTATCACGTGTGAGGTGGTATTCAGATGCTCATAGGAAATAATTTGTTTCCCTTTCTCTTGGTCAGATTGTGAACTCTGAAGTATCAAAATTAAGTGACTCCACATAGCTTGTCAGGTATCTTTTCGAGACTTCCATAGGAGGAGGATCTTTGTGATGGACAGTTTCATTCTGGCTATGCCATACCCGCCATAGTGTCATCAGTAGCATGCACCTTCCGATCTCTGATAGTGGGTATAGTGTGTCGAGTAGCCATTCAGTACCAGTGTTACGAACATCTTCAATATTCGGCAGGAGCCAGCTTGTCACCATAGTTCTCCACAACTGCTCAACAGGGGGGCATCGACAAAGTGCATGGAAAACATCTTTAGTCGCACGCCCACAGACTGGGCATGTTCCTGAAGTCTCGGGGCTCCTCTTGTGCTTGTTCTGCCATGTGGGAAGTGAATTAATCGAGGCACGCCATGCAAAACTTTTTACCGTAGGAGGGACACGAATCTTCCAAATAAACGACCAGCAAGTACCCCGTCCATCAGGTGCTGCACTTGATGCTTGAGCAGATGGTCTACATGATTCCTCAAAAGCTAGATCATAAGCCGACTTTACTGAAAAAACTGCCATTTGTAGTAGGGGCCCATGCTAGTACGTCATCACCAAGTCTTGGGGAGGCTCTGATTTTTAGAATTTCAACTACATCACAAGACAGAAAGTAGGACTACACCAAGTTTAAATTCGAGGACACATTATCATTTAGCAGTTGTGAAACAAACCGAAAAATGCATCTCCCTTGTGTCGAGACTGGTTTATAAGAGAAAGGCCTGGGGATCCAACTATCACGCCATATTCTATGCTTTCCCCATTTCCAGCCCTCCAAATCAGTCCCCTCTTGAGTAGGGCAAGACCATGGATGATTGCCGTCCAAGTGGAAGACGCATTACCGGAGAAGACGGTATCTTCCAGCTTGTCATTAGGATAGTATTTGCTTTTCAAAAGACGTGCACATAAGCTATCTGGCCTCGTCAATAATCTCCAAGCATGGCGAGCTAGTAGGGCTTGATTAAACATGCGGAAATCGCTAAATCTAACTCCACCCTTATTCTTTGGTTGTTGAAGTTTCTGTCAAGATTTTCAGTGTACCTTCCGTTTGCCCTTAGAAGCTCCCTAGTAAAAATTCCTCACCATCTCAGTGAGATCATCACATACCAAAAAAGGGAGTTTAAAAACTCCCATAACACACTGGAAGTGCCTCTGCTACTGATTTGataagtactccctctgtaaattaatataagagtgtttagataactattttagtaatctaaacactcttatattagtttacggaggaaGTACTTCACAACCAGGTTGAGCCAGATGGCCATCACCCTATTGGATCAGCCTTTTCATAAGTTGTGCTTGCAAGTTTTGGAATCTCACTTTGGACATCCTGCCATTCGGTGTTGGAAGACCTAGATACTTCTCTTCAAAGCTTGTGTTTATCACATTCAACACCCCATGAACTTCATCTTGAGAGTTAACCGGACATGATTCATCAAACATAACAGAGCATTTGTTGCAATTCAATAGTTAGCATGTGGCATGTGCGTAGAGAACAAGGCATGATTTGACATGTTGTGCTTGAGCACGAGATGCCTCAAAGAATAACAATGTACCATCAGCAAGGAGCAAATGTGAGATACCCGGTGCATGTCTCCAAATCTTAACAGGAGTAATCCAACTCAACCTTCTGTCGTTTTTTTTCTGTCTTAAGATGGATGAGAGCCCATCAGCAACGAACAAAAATAAGAATTAAGTTTGTTGTAGTATGATTCTTTCTTAGTATTTCCCAGGAAAAAATAAATGAGGAATTCGATGTCCCAATCGTGACGCGCACGTTGCCGGTGCTGCTGAATTTCTGTTTGCACACGACGTAGAGGCCGCGCGGCACGTACGTAGACGTATATAAGAACAGCCACGCGTGAGTTTAGGACCGGACCGCGTATGATGCTTTTCCTCGCTGAATTTTTTTCCTCGTTGTTTGGTTTCAAATGAAAAAAGAGTCATGTGCATGGACTCGGTGAGGATCCCGCACGCAAAGGCTCGTCAGCGAGCGGGAAAGCTGTCTGTCAGTGGAAACCCAGAGGGCCGTGAATGGCCCGGGCCCACATTGAGAGGCGTGCGGGTCGTCGTCCATGGTGGCCCGGCCTGGCCTCGGCATGCTCGCAAACTTCAGAGACGTTTTACTTAAAAATTTGTCTAAAGAAAACAAGCAGTCTTTGCCAGTCCCTGTGTCACGTACGCCGCGTGCCTTTGCTCTGTCTGCCCGAGCCGTGAGCTCGACCGGCGGCTAGCTACCCGTGGAAACGCTTAATTATCCGATTACCGATGGCCCGGCTAGACTTGTCTAACACGATGTCTCTGCCAGTGTGCCTGTCAGGGGACGGACGGTAATAATCTTCCATCGAGGACTGTATTTCAGCTGATTAGCCACGCGCATCCCGTAACGACGAACTGGTTCCCCGTGAAGAACATGCTGCTGCTCGCGCAGCTGCTGTGTGACGTAGGTAGGTAGGCCAGTCAGAGTCGGTCAGATGAGTGTGCGTTTGTTGTGGCGTGGTGCACCACGTGAAGTCGCTTTTTTCCCGCTTTGTTCCGGGTTGGTGCATGGTCGGTGGACGTACCGGTGGTACGACCACGGTGCAAATGATGACTACGCCTTGGGCCGTGTCAGACTCTTTATATACTGGGCCTTCGTACATGTATTAGTGTCCCACCTGTAATTGTAATTGTGTTGTACATCTTAGGTCAATTTCACCGCGCGATCCACATTGCCCGCAAATATACGTTTGCGTCAAAAACGGCCCAACGCTAGACCCCAAACGGACAAAGCGGTCCGTATATGTCCGTTTTGATCCGGCTTGACCCCAAATCTGGAGCAAAGTTGGGCAACAAATGGGTCTGCGCGGACACAAACGGACGCTGTCCTTATCCTCTCTCGTCTGCTCGTGTCCGCACCTGGCCCACATATTAGCGACCCACACCGAGCCACTCGTTGCTTCCCGCGCCGACAGCcggccgcgcgccgccgccgcgtccgCCACTACGCGTCCTGCGCCAGCAACCACGTCCACCGGCCGCCGTGCCCGTCGCCGCGCGCCGAGGAGGAGAGGAAGCGACGGCAGGAAGTGCGTCGGCACGGGGTTCCTCCGCCGCTTCGCCTTCGAGCCGCTCAGCCAGAGCCCGCTCCTCGGGCCCTCCTCCGCCACGTGCATCTGGCTCCACGCCTAGGGACGGAGCCAGAAAATGGAGATAGGGGGGCAAGGTCTAGAAGCATCAAAACCATAAAAGATATAGTCACCTAGCGTAGTACCATTTTTTCAAAGATTGGTAATATAAATATAGTAAGGTCTAGATGGTCAAAATATTTTCGCTATTCTGCAATATAATTGAAGTCCGCACGATAAAATGACATATTTATTAGCACCTTTTTTTTCCTTGAAATATTTATTGGGGccaatttgttcatcaggttccaCACTGTTCGTATTTGCCTTACCATCATGTTCACATGGACACTGAGAAATTGAATCAATTAGCTTATAAGATTTATGAATACATCAGGTTCTCTTCCTCTTCATGTCTACATCTACATGGACATGAATCTGAATTTTTCTAATTAGTTTCTATGACTGTAGTTTCCACTTTTGTACTTTTCACATTTTGAATGCATAAATTAATTTAATGTTGGGAGATTTTTCAAGGACTAACTAAGACAATCAGAATTAGAGAGGAGAGTTTCTCAAAAGAAAAGGGAATTAGGGGAGAGTAAACTGACCTTCCCTGCTTGCTTCGTCGCCCCTCGTAGGTCATGGCGACCATGCGGGCATGCGGCCCTGTGTAAGTCCGAGCAACTGTGGTCTGTGggtcgccgccccgccccgccccgccctaTTCTCATTTTCTGGTCACCGAAGAGTTCGGTCGACCGGAATTTGGAATCAATAAACCGCCCTTGGCGGCAGCGACGCACATACAGGGCCTCGCACGTAGTGCCAGCAAGCTAAAACCTAAACTATATGTTCGTGCGTGCGGCTGCTGCCTGCTTTTGAGTCTTTTATGATGGGCTTAATGAAGCTGTTAGTATTGCTGGATTTTAGCCTGCTACAAATTCGCCATCAATAATGGGCTTTACTTTATTTCCTTTTACCTGGAAATGGGCTTTACTTTGCGTTACATACCAACAGGGGGGCGAGAGTAGTCAGGACTTATGGT containing:
- the LOC125515062 gene encoding autophagy-related protein 18b — encoded protein: MASGSSRPQILCVSFNQDNSMFSVGTKEGFKIFDARTGRLCNDNKLGGLNVVELWFATNLIAMVGTGEQPSRSPRRLCLFNTITCASKKDLNFRSTILAVRFSRTRLIVVLQDKTFIYDLNSTRILEEIDTVHNPKGLCAFAPNSEWCYLAIPASTSKGSALVYKASEPELICQIDAHESPLAAMAFSSNGMYLATASEKGTMIRVYIVAQATKSHSFRRGAYPSTIYSLSFGPCIDRPDVLAATSSSGSLHMFFLDAARNGRNQTNKLLGSIIPGSKAISDALDPANHHVIHNIAPAETKSCLAVHSVEYSQNSSKFPAVRTVVYVVTHDGYFREYTISTTKSNESSWVLEREFSLLDTGYTQKQNEHHHVD